In Kordia antarctica, the following proteins share a genomic window:
- a CDS encoding NADP-dependent malic enzyme, with amino-acid sequence MSNQERLRREALIYHAKPRPGKIKVVPTKRYSTQRDLSLAYSPGVAEPCLEIAKDKKNVYKYTAKGNLVAVISNGTAVLGLGDIGPEASKPVMEGKGLLFKIFADIDVFDIEVDTKDVEKFIETVKNIAPTFGGINLEDIKAPEAFEIERRLVEELDIPVMHDDQHGTAIISSAALINALEITGKKIEDIRIAVSGAGSAAISCMNLYVTLGAKLENIAMFDADGLLHIGRTDLSPMQARFRTSKHYDSLADAMKGADVFLGLSVGNIVSQDMLRSMADSPIVFAMANPTPEISYEEAIASRKDIIMATGRSDHPNQVNNVLGFPFIFRGALDVRATKINEAMKMAAVNALAALAKEPVPEQVNIAYGETKLTFGKEYIIPKPFDPRLIGRIPPAVARAAMDSGVATEPIEDWVKYEDELLQRLGSDNKIIRLLHNRAKTNPKRIVFAEADHLDVLKAAQYVYDEGIAIPILLGNEKIIRELREELEFDGDVQIIDPKKSDQKAKRKQYAEIYWKSRKRKGVSMLDAKSRMRERNYFAAMMVNEGDADGLISGYSRSYPAVVKPMLELIGTAKGVQKIATTNLMITERGPIFLSDTSINIDPSARELAKIVQMTALTVKMFGLKPNIAMLSYSNFGSSNHEKVKKVDDAVDYLHRYHPDITVDGALQSDFALNKEMLAEKFPFSKLAGKEVNTLIFPNLDAANITYKLMKELNKADSIGPIMLGMSKPVHILQLGASVDEMINMAAVVVVDAQEKGKLQQRKEEI; translated from the coding sequence ATGAGTAACCAAGAACGTCTAAGAAGAGAAGCACTTATTTATCACGCGAAGCCGCGACCGGGGAAAATAAAAGTGGTTCCTACCAAAAGATATAGTACCCAACGCGATTTATCTTTAGCCTATTCTCCAGGAGTTGCAGAACCATGTTTAGAAATAGCAAAAGACAAAAAAAATGTCTATAAATATACCGCCAAAGGAAACTTAGTCGCTGTAATCTCTAATGGAACGGCAGTTTTAGGCTTAGGCGATATTGGTCCTGAAGCTTCAAAACCTGTCATGGAAGGAAAAGGATTGCTCTTCAAAATATTTGCAGATATTGATGTGTTTGATATTGAGGTTGATACGAAAGATGTAGAAAAATTCATTGAAACGGTCAAAAATATAGCACCAACGTTTGGCGGAATCAACCTAGAAGATATCAAAGCTCCAGAAGCGTTTGAAATCGAGCGTAGACTCGTAGAAGAATTGGACATTCCAGTCATGCATGACGATCAACACGGAACGGCAATTATCTCGTCGGCGGCATTAATCAATGCGTTGGAAATAACAGGTAAAAAAATTGAAGACATACGTATTGCGGTATCTGGAGCAGGTTCAGCAGCAATATCTTGTATGAACTTATATGTTACGCTTGGCGCGAAATTGGAAAACATTGCAATGTTTGATGCAGATGGTTTATTACATATTGGACGAACTGACTTATCGCCGATGCAAGCGCGTTTTAGAACGTCAAAACACTATGATTCGTTAGCTGACGCGATGAAAGGAGCCGATGTTTTCTTAGGGCTTTCTGTCGGAAACATTGTGTCGCAAGACATGTTACGTTCTATGGCAGATTCGCCAATAGTATTTGCAATGGCAAATCCGACACCTGAAATCTCGTATGAAGAAGCAATCGCTTCCAGAAAAGATATCATTATGGCAACAGGACGATCAGATCATCCAAATCAAGTAAACAATGTACTTGGATTTCCGTTCATATTTCGTGGAGCATTAGATGTTAGAGCAACAAAAATTAACGAAGCAATGAAAATGGCTGCGGTAAATGCATTAGCAGCACTCGCAAAAGAGCCAGTGCCAGAGCAAGTAAACATTGCATACGGAGAAACCAAACTCACCTTTGGAAAAGAGTACATTATTCCAAAACCATTTGATCCAAGACTTATTGGAAGAATTCCGCCAGCAGTTGCAAGAGCAGCAATGGATTCAGGAGTTGCCACAGAACCAATTGAAGATTGGGTCAAATACGAAGACGAACTTTTGCAACGTTTAGGATCGGACAATAAAATTATTCGATTACTGCATAACAGAGCCAAAACGAATCCGAAACGGATCGTATTTGCGGAAGCAGATCATTTAGATGTATTAAAAGCTGCACAATATGTATATGATGAAGGAATTGCAATTCCGATTCTCTTAGGGAACGAAAAAATAATTCGTGAACTTCGAGAAGAGCTTGAATTTGATGGTGATGTACAAATTATTGATCCGAAAAAAAGCGATCAAAAAGCAAAAAGAAAACAGTACGCAGAAATTTATTGGAAATCAAGAAAGCGAAAAGGAGTTTCTATGCTTGATGCAAAAAGTAGAATGCGAGAACGCAACTACTTTGCAGCAATGATGGTAAATGAAGGTGATGCTGACGGATTAATTTCAGGATATTCCAGAAGTTATCCAGCAGTAGTAAAACCGATGTTAGAACTTATTGGAACGGCAAAAGGTGTGCAAAAAATAGCGACCACAAATTTAATGATTACAGAGCGCGGACCCATTTTCTTGTCAGATACCTCTATTAATATTGATCCGTCTGCACGAGAATTGGCAAAAATTGTACAAATGACTGCGTTAACGGTAAAAATGTTCGGTTTAAAACCAAACATTGCAATGTTGTCCTATTCAAACTTTGGCTCATCTAATCATGAAAAAGTGAAAAAAGTGGATGATGCTGTTGATTATTTACACAGATATCACCCAGATATTACTGTTGATGGCGCTTTACAATCCGATTTTGCATTAAACAAAGAAATGCTTGCAGAAAAATTTCCATTTTCAAAATTAGCAGGAAAAGAAGTTAATACGTTGATATTTCCAAACTTAGACGCAGCAAACATTACGTACAAACTCATGAAAGAGTTAAACAAAGCGGATTCTATTGGTCCTATTATGTTGGGAATGAGCAAACCAGTTCACATTTTACAACTTGGTGCTAGTGTTGATGAAATGATAAATATGGCGGCTGTTGTTGTAGTAGATGCACAGGAAAAAGGAAAGTTGCAACAACGAAAAGAAGAAATATAA
- the ruvA gene encoding Holliday junction branch migration protein RuvA: MITHIQGKLIEKNPTDVVIECNGVGYFINISLTTFSQIPNQENIKLFTHLYVREDAQMLYGFVQKSERAVFRLLISVSGIGTSTARTMLSSLTAEQICEAIGSSDVATIQGVKGIGAKTAQRVIIELKDKVLKLYDLDEVSMSQNNTNKEETLSALEVLGYTRKQSERVLDKIIKEMPNGTVEEMIKMALKNL; the protein is encoded by the coding sequence ATGATTACTCACATACAAGGGAAACTCATAGAGAAAAATCCAACGGATGTGGTTATTGAATGTAATGGAGTCGGATATTTCATCAACATTTCGCTAACTACCTTTTCTCAAATCCCGAACCAAGAAAATATAAAACTATTCACACATTTGTACGTTCGTGAGGATGCGCAAATGCTTTATGGTTTTGTTCAAAAAAGTGAGCGTGCTGTATTTCGGTTGTTAATTTCAGTTTCTGGAATTGGAACAAGCACAGCGCGTACGATGTTGTCGTCCTTAACTGCCGAGCAAATATGCGAAGCAATAGGATCAAGTGATGTAGCAACAATTCAAGGTGTAAAAGGAATTGGTGCAAAAACCGCACAGCGTGTTATTATAGAATTAAAAGACAAAGTCTTAAAATTATACGATCTTGACGAAGTTTCAATGTCTCAAAACAATACAAACAAAGAAGAAACGTTATCTGCTTTGGAAGTATTAGGTTATACAAGAAAACAATCTGAAAGAGTCCTCGATAAAATAATTAAAGAAATGCCAAACGGAACAGTAGAAGAAATGATAAAAATGGCATTAAAAAACTTATAA